One segment of Primulina tabacum isolate GXHZ01 chromosome 6, ASM2559414v2, whole genome shotgun sequence DNA contains the following:
- the LOC142549371 gene encoding thaumatin-like protein, whose product MAAVLLRSLFSFLCFSIFASQISEASAGRTMTMYNRCSYPVWPGIQPNAGKPILAKGGFKLPPNKAYTLQLPEGWSGRMWGRHGCSFDSTGRGRCSTGDCGGSLFCNGLGGAPPATLAEITFGNEHDFYDVSLVDGYNLAISITPFRGSGKCNYAGCVSDLNVMCPVGLQVRSDDKKSVVACKSACSAFNSPRYCCTGRFGNPGSCKPTAYSKIFKAACPKAYSYAYDDPTSIATCIASTYLLTFCPHH is encoded by the exons ATGGCAGCAGTGCTGCTCAGATCTCTCTTTTCTTTCCTATGTTTCTCCATTTTTGCTTCCCAAATTTCAG AGGCGTCAGCAGGTAGAACAATGACAATGTACAACAGATGCAGCTACCCTGTGTGGCCGGGCATACAACCGAATGCCGGGAAGCCAATTTTGGCCAAGGGTGGATTCAAGCTCCCGCCGAACAAGGCCTACACGCTGCAACTGCCCGAGGGCTGGTCTGGCCGTATGTGGGGACGCCACGGCTGCTCATTCGACTCCACCGGCCGTGGGCGGTGCTCAACCGGCGATTGCGGCGGCTCCCTCTTCTGCAATGGGCTGGGTGGGGCCCCTCCCGCCACCCTCGCCGAGATAACCTTTGGTAATGAACATGACTTCTACGACGTTAGCCTCGTTGACGGCTACAATCTCGCCATTTCCATTACCCCTTTTCGTGGCTCAG GAAAGTGTAACTATGCAGGGTGTGTGAGTGACCTCAATGTGATGTGCCCGGTAGGGCTTCAGGTCCGGTCAGACGACAAGAAGAGTGTGGTGGCATGCAAGAGCGCATGTTCGGCGTTCAACTCACCCAGGTACTGCTGCACAGGCAGATTCGGGAACCCCGGATCATGCAAGCCCACGGCCTATTCCAAGATTTTCAAGGCTGCTTGCCCCAAGGCTTACTCTTATGCATATGATGATCCCACTAGCATTGCCACTTGCATCGCCTCAACCTACTTGCTTACCTTTTGTCCCCATCATTAG
- the LOC142548187 gene encoding calcium-binding allergen Ole e 8-like, translating to MAANPATSMYLQNMDEVRKVFQRFDSNGDGKISTEELSGVLEALGSSTSAEEVAKMMAEIDTDKDGHINLEEFAAFCMDDADPYNSAEKELKDAFELYDQDHDGKISAAELHLILTRLGEHCSVADCAGMIESVDSDGDGFVSFDEFKKMMTTNNAA from the coding sequence ATGGCAGCGAATCCGGCCACCTCGATGTATCTCCAGAACATGGACGAGGTTCGGAAGGTGTTCCAGCGCTTCGATTCTAATGGCGACGGAAAGATCTCGACGGAGGAGCTCAGCGGGGTGCTGGAGGCTCTCGGATCCAGCACCTCCGCGGAGGAGGTGGCCAAAATGATGGCGGAGATCGACACCGATAAGGACGGGCACATCAATCTCGAGGAGTTCGCCGCCTTCTGCATGGACGACGCCGATCCGTACAACTCGGCGGAGAAGGAGCTGAAGGATGCGTTCGAGCTATACGACCAGGATCACGACGGCAAGATCTCCGCCGCGGAGCTTCACCTGATCCTCACACGCCTCGGCGAGCACTGCTCCGTCGCCGACTGTGCTGGCATGATCGAGTCCGTTGATTCCGACGGAGACGGTTTTGTGAGCTTTGACGAGTTCAAGAAGATGATGACGACTAATAATGCCGCGTGA